The nucleotide sequence CGCGGCGCGCAGCTCGGGCACGCGCGAGACCTCGAGCTGGCCCGGGTTCAGCTCGACCGTGATCTCGGCGTCGGGCGCGAGCGAAAGGTCGGCCGCGAGCGCCTCGAGCAAGCGCCCGACCGACTTCGCGCGCAGGAGCGATGGCGTGCCCCCGCCGAAGTACACGCTGGCGAGCGCCCGGCCGGCCAGCGCCTCGCGCCAGCGCCCCCATTCCAGGAGCAAGAGCTCCACCAGCTCCTGCTCGTCCGACTCCGCCAGCGTCCCCACGCCCACGACCGCAAAGTCGCAGTACGGGCACACCCGCTCGCAGAACGGAACGTGAATGTAGACGCCGAGGTCGGCGTCGCTTGTACCTCGACTCACGGCCCGTATCCTATGCGCCCCGCGACCGGCGGGGGGAGGACGCGTTTTGCGAAGAATCGTGGCGACTGGCCTGGCGGCGCTGCTCTGCGGCTGCGCGGGAATGACCGGCACTGGCCAAGCCCCCTCGGCGGCCATAGGAAAGGACGGAATGCTGCGCACGACGCTCGACAACGGCCTGAAGGTCATCCTGGTCGAGGACCACTCCGCACCGGTGGTGGCGCTCAACGTCTGGGTCCGCACCGGCAGCGCCGACGAGCGCCCCGACCAGTGGGGCATGGCGCACCTGCACGAGCACATGCTGTTCAAGGGCACCGACAAGTACGGCGTGGGCCAGATCGCGGCCACGGTCGAGGGCGCGGGCGGGAACATCAACGCCTTCACGTCCTACGACATGACCGTCTACCACATCACCATGGCGAGCAAGGACGCGCCGGTGGGCGTGGACGTGCTCTCCGACGCGGTGCTGCACTCGGGCTTCGACGCCACCGAGCTGGCCAAGGAAGAGGAGGTCGTGATCGAGGAGATCCGGCGCTCCGACGACTCGCCCGACAGCCTGATGTCGAAGGTGCTGTTCGAGACCGCCTACACGCAGCACCCGTACCGGCGCGAAGTGATCGGTACACAGGAAAGTGTCAGGAGCTTCACGCGCCAGGGCCTGCTCGACTTCTACCACCACTGGTACGTGCCCAACAACATGACCTTCGTGGCGGTCGGCGATCTCAAGGCCGACGCCATGCTGGCGCAGATCAAAGCCGCGTTCGCGGGCGCCAAGCCCGCCAAGGACCTGGTGCACACGCGCACGTCCGAGCCGGCGCAGACCGCGGCGCGCGCGGCGGTGGTGAAGAGCGAGTTCGAGCAGTCACTGCTGGGCATCGCCTGGAAGGCCACGAGCTTCGGAGACACCGACACCCCGTATCTCGACCTCCTGGCCAGCGTGCTGGGGGGCGGCGAGAGCTCGCGGCTCTACCGCGAGGTGAAGGACCGCCAGGAGCTGGTGCACGGCATCCACGCCAGCTCGTACACGCCGCTCGACCCGGGCCTGTTCTTCGTCGATGCCGAGCTCGACGCCGCGAACATCGACCAGAGCGTCGCCGCGATCGGCGACCAGGTGCGCCGGCTGCGCGACTTCGGCCCGTCGCAGACCGAGCTCGACCGCGCGCGCACCAACGTGATGGCCGCGCAGGTGCACGAGCGCGAGACCATGATGGGCCAGGCGCAGAAGTACGGTTACTTCGAGCTCCTGGCCGGCGGGATCGAGGCGGAGCAGCGCTATCTCGACCAGGTCAAGCGCGCGACCGTGGCCGACCTGCAGCGCGTGGCGCAGAAGTATCTCGTGTCCCGGACCGCGACCGTGGTCGCGCTGCTGGGCAAGGACGCCAAGGGCGAGGCCACCAGCGAGTCCGCGCTGCTCGCGTCGCTCGAGCGCGGCAGCTCGGGCGAGAGCGCGCCGCTGGCCGCGCAGACCCTGCGCGACGGCATCCGCGAGTACAAGCTGCCCAACGGCCTGCGCGTGGTGGTGAAGGCGAATCACTCGGTGCCGCTGGTCTCCCTGCGCCTGGCGTTCCGCGGCGGCGTGCTCGCCGAGAGCGAGAAGAACCAGGGCATCACCTCGTTCGTCGCCGACATGCTGACCCGCGGCACCCAGAGCCGCAGCTCGGCGCAGCTCGCGGCCGACGTGGAGAACATCGCCGCCGACCTGTCCGGCTTCTCGGGCC is from Myxococcota bacterium and encodes:
- a CDS encoding pitrilysin family protein produces the protein MLRTTLDNGLKVILVEDHSAPVVALNVWVRTGSADERPDQWGMAHLHEHMLFKGTDKYGVGQIAATVEGAGGNINAFTSYDMTVYHITMASKDAPVGVDVLSDAVLHSGFDATELAKEEEVVIEEIRRSDDSPDSLMSKVLFETAYTQHPYRREVIGTQESVRSFTRQGLLDFYHHWYVPNNMTFVAVGDLKADAMLAQIKAAFAGAKPAKDLVHTRTSEPAQTAARAAVVKSEFEQSLLGIAWKATSFGDTDTPYLDLLASVLGGGESSRLYREVKDRQELVHGIHASSYTPLDPGLFFVDAELDAANIDQSVAAIGDQVRRLRDFGPSQTELDRARTNVMAAQVHERETMMGQAQKYGYFELLAGGIEAEQRYLDQVKRATVADLQRVAQKYLVSRTATVVALLGKDAKGEATSESALLASLERGSSGESAPLAAQTLRDGIREYKLPNGLRVVVKANHSVPLVSLRLAFRGGVLAESEKNQGITSFVADMLTRGTQSRSSAQLAADVENIAADLSGFSGRNSFGLQGDFLAESLDQGLDLFADVLLHPSFDPQEIDKQRVERRAALRRREDNLGTKAFEAFQQELYPKHPYRFSSLGTDETVGKFDRRALSAYWQALAQPDNAVLGVVGDVDPDRFVESLRLRLSEWKATGKAALPARTTPTPPIKARETSKAKHKNQSHIVYGFLGLSVDDPDVAALDVLTQVLGGQGGRLFVELRDKQSLAYSITAFEMEGIDPGTFAVYMAGAPSKLDESLAGIRSELSKIVNEPVGADELSRAKGYLIGSQAVSLQSYGAQAMLLSLDELYGLGATHHLDYQARVSAVSADDVQRVAKRVIRLDAPVVAIIK
- a CDS encoding radical SAM protein, with product MSRGTSDADLGVYIHVPFCERVCPYCDFAVVGVGTLAESDEQELVELLLLEWGRWREALAGRALASVYFGGGTPSLLRAKSVGRLLEALAADLSLAPDAEITVELNPGQLEVSRVPELRAA